A section of the Flavobacterium ardleyense genome encodes:
- a CDS encoding glycosyltransferase → MQHKKLKIALLAYRLSGGGLEKVMSSLSLYFDKVGLEVHNIVLEDYIDYPYGGLLKNFGIGKSENESVTEKAKSFFTLKKYINSNNFDHIIDFRYRLQPLKELLYAKFIFKSNTILTVHSSKINTYLPDNSFITGIICDGKKLVCVSKKIQELVEKKHHLTGCTTIYNPIDLEMVIIQSNEPIDIDSEFIIAIGKYDDNNVKQLDLLIGAYAKSILPQSNIKLVLLGAGQNPDLMKVIENFKLENFVVLIDFDVNPHKYISKAKFLVLSSKHEGFGMVLVEALANNIPAISFDCIAGPNEIITHEQNGLLVENQNFSAMTTSLNRFFHDPKLYEYCKSNAYQSVQRFSTEQIGKQWLDLLKIELNSSYEY, encoded by the coding sequence ATGCAACATAAGAAGTTAAAAATTGCTTTATTGGCCTACCGTCTTAGTGGTGGTGGATTAGAAAAAGTAATGTCTTCCTTATCCCTTTATTTTGACAAAGTTGGTTTAGAAGTTCACAATATCGTTCTGGAAGATTATATTGATTATCCGTACGGGGGATTATTGAAAAACTTCGGAATTGGGAAATCTGAAAATGAAAGTGTTACTGAAAAAGCCAAGTCTTTCTTTACTTTAAAAAAGTATATTAATTCAAATAACTTTGACCACATTATAGATTTCAGATATAGATTGCAACCGCTTAAGGAATTGCTTTACGCTAAATTTATTTTTAAATCTAATACAATTCTTACCGTTCACAGCTCCAAAATCAACACCTATTTGCCCGATAACTCCTTTATCACCGGTATCATTTGCGATGGTAAAAAGCTAGTTTGTGTTTCAAAAAAGATTCAAGAATTGGTAGAGAAGAAGCACCACCTTACAGGTTGCACGACTATTTATAATCCAATTGATTTAGAAATGGTGATTATACAATCAAATGAACCTATCGATATTGATTCCGAATTTATAATTGCAATCGGCAAATATGATGACAACAATGTCAAGCAACTGGATTTGTTGATTGGCGCTTACGCAAAATCAATTCTGCCACAATCAAACATTAAATTAGTGCTTTTGGGAGCAGGTCAGAATCCCGATTTAATGAAAGTAATAGAGAATTTTAAACTTGAAAATTTTGTGGTTTTGATAGATTTTGATGTAAATCCACATAAATATATTAGCAAAGCCAAATTTCTAGTTTTAAGTAGCAAACACGAAGGTTTCGGGATGGTACTTGTTGAAGCTTTGGCCAACAATATTCCTGCTATTTCATTTGATTGCATTGCGGGTCCAAACGAAATTATCACTCATGAACAAAATGGTTTACTAGTAGAGAATCAAAATTTTAGCGCGATGACAACATCTTTAAATCGGTTTTTTCACGATCCGAAGCTTTACGAATACTGCAAATCCAACGCTTATCAGAGTGTGCAACGGTTTTCGACTGAACAAATTGGCAAACAATGGCTTGATTTATTAAAAATAGAATTAAATTCGTCGTATGAATATTGA
- a CDS encoding sugar 3,4-ketoisomerase has protein sequence MNIDIIKIPKIEDPRGNLSVIQEDILPYTFKRIYYLYDVPSGAYRGGHSHIAQKEFLIALSGSFTVVLNDGHETQTVTLNKPNEGLLIHEGIWRELMDFSSGSVCLVVASDVFDEDDYIREFDEFLADHKS, from the coding sequence ATGAATATTGATATTATAAAAATCCCTAAAATTGAGGATCCACGCGGAAATCTGTCGGTAATTCAAGAGGATATTCTTCCATATACTTTCAAGCGAATTTACTATCTATACGATGTTCCGAGCGGTGCCTATCGCGGTGGCCACTCACATATTGCGCAAAAAGAATTCTTGATTGCTCTTAGCGGAAGCTTTACGGTTGTTTTAAACGATGGTCATGAAACCCAAACTGTGACCCTTAATAAGCCCAATGAAGGATTGTTAATTCATGAGGGAATTTGGCGCGAATTGATGGATTTTTCGAGCGGGTCTGTGTGTTTGGTAGTGGCTTCAGACGTTTTTGACGAGGACGATTATATCAGAGAATTTGATGAATTTCTAGCGGATCATAAATCCTAA
- a CDS encoding glycosyltransferase family 2 protein yields the protein MPVFSVVIPLYNKEKYIAQTLENVLKQRFTDFEIIVVNDGSTDASGKIVKSFSDARISYFSTANHGAAAARNFGIEKSTAPYIAFLDADDLWMQNHLEELKKLIDRFPQAGMYCNRYQLIFENGSTYQPSFYGIDDTYEGVVEDYFAASLHYAVASSISVAVPKSIFSEIGNFKKYISSGQDTDMWIRIALHSKIIIGNKLTSSYLHYIEGSLSKTDILQKNIKRFDEYQDHEKSNLSLKKYLDLYRMEYAMQYKMAGASNESKSLYNQISKENLSVKSKALYILPKGILLLLLKIKQLLRRNGIDFSIYN from the coding sequence ATGCCAGTTTTCTCGGTCGTTATTCCACTTTACAACAAAGAAAAGTATATTGCTCAAACCCTAGAAAATGTTTTGAAGCAGCGCTTTACTGACTTTGAAATTATCGTTGTAAATGATGGCTCCACCGATGCTAGCGGAAAGATTGTAAAAAGTTTTTCAGATGCTCGAATCAGTTATTTTTCTACCGCAAACCACGGAGCTGCGGCAGCTCGAAACTTCGGAATCGAAAAATCAACTGCGCCTTATATCGCTTTTTTGGATGCAGACGATCTTTGGATGCAAAATCATCTGGAAGAACTTAAAAAGTTGATTGATCGATTTCCACAAGCGGGAATGTATTGCAACCGATATCAATTGATTTTTGAAAATGGTAGCACTTACCAACCATCCTTTTACGGTATTGATGATACTTATGAAGGTGTAGTAGAAGATTATTTTGCCGCTAGTTTGCATTATGCCGTTGCAAGTTCCATTTCTGTTGCTGTCCCGAAATCAATTTTTAGTGAAATCGGAAATTTTAAAAAATATATTTCAAGTGGTCAGGATACTGATATGTGGATTAGAATTGCATTGCATTCCAAAATTATAATTGGCAATAAATTGACTTCCTCTTACCTTCATTATATAGAAGGAAGTCTATCTAAAACAGACATTTTACAAAAGAACATCAAAAGATTTGACGAATATCAAGATCATGAAAAGTCGAATCTTAGTCTAAAAAAATATTTGGACCTTTACCGGATGGAATATGCTATGCAATACAAAATGGCGGGTGCTTCAAATGAGTCGAAATCGTTGTATAACCAAATTTCAAAGGAAAACCTCTCAGTCAAATCGAAGGCTTTGTATATTTTGCCGAAAGGCATACTATTGTTACTATTAAAAATAAAACAGCTGCTAAGACGCAATGGTATTGACTTTTCTATTTATAATTAG
- a CDS encoding glycosyltransferase family 2 protein, with protein sequence MLSILIPTYNYNVFPLVQKLWEQCREQQIEFEILCQDDGSQSVHNIENSEILTLENCNFFINEQNIGRGKNINSLYKKSKYEWLLILDCDVMPVSDRFIENYLNTLKIPEVEVCYGGINYKKNRPSESHILRWVYGYKRESLSVEHRKKKPYQSSLTSNLLISRDVFKENRFSAVITNYGYEDLVFFYDLKLKNIKIFHIDNPATHINLDSSKVFLKKTRIAIENLDYLTNFEMVKGENRLLKQFATIEKYGLTKTMSQFYSYFKKDMEINLLSANPSMTVFDLYRLGYFSQLKLQ encoded by the coding sequence ATGCTATCAATTTTAATACCCACATACAATTACAATGTGTTTCCACTAGTTCAAAAACTTTGGGAGCAATGTCGGGAACAGCAAATTGAATTTGAAATTTTATGCCAAGATGATGGGTCTCAATCGGTTCATAATATTGAGAATAGTGAAATTCTAACTCTTGAAAATTGCAATTTCTTTATTAATGAGCAAAATATTGGTAGAGGCAAGAATATCAACTCACTTTATAAAAAATCAAAATACGAATGGCTTCTTATTTTAGATTGTGATGTAATGCCTGTATCAGACCGATTTATCGAAAATTATCTGAACACTTTAAAAATTCCCGAAGTTGAAGTCTGCTACGGCGGAATTAATTATAAAAAGAATCGTCCAAGTGAATCCCATATTCTTCGCTGGGTTTATGGTTACAAAAGAGAAAGTCTATCGGTAGAACATCGAAAGAAGAAACCTTATCAATCTTCCCTAACTTCAAACCTACTAATCAGTCGAGACGTTTTTAAGGAGAATAGATTTTCGGCAGTTATCACAAATTATGGGTATGAAGATCTTGTTTTCTTCTACGATTTAAAATTAAAAAATATTAAAATTTTCCATATAGACAATCCAGCTACTCACATCAATCTTGATAGCTCGAAAGTTTTCTTAAAAAAGACTCGAATCGCAATAGAAAATCTAGATTATTTGACAAATTTTGAAATGGTCAAAGGCGAAAACCGACTTTTAAAGCAATTTGCAACGATCGAGAAATATGGTCTTACCAAAACGATGAGTCAGTTTTATTCTTACTTCAAAAAGGATATGGAAATAAATCTTTTATCGGCCAATCCATCGATGACGGTTTTTGATTTGTATCGACTTGGCTATTTTTCGCAACTCAAGCTGCAATAA
- a CDS encoding cell division ATP-binding protein FtsE — protein MAEPIVFLQNVTISQDKRVIISNLSLAVQRGEFIYIIGKTGSGKSSLMKTLYADMPLLEGEGTIVGYDLATLKESNIPFLRRKIGIVFQDFKLLPDRNIYDNMQFVLRATGWKDKPAMDERINEVLNRVDLLTFAHKMPHQLSGGEQQRVAIARALLNDPELILADEPTGNLDPQTSVEIMEVLRKINEKGQTVIMTTHDYALILKFPAKTLKCENASIFEVVQRTV, from the coding sequence ATGGCAGAACCTATTGTTTTTTTACAAAATGTTACCATCTCACAGGATAAACGTGTGATTATATCAAACCTTAGTCTTGCGGTACAGCGTGGAGAATTTATTTACATCATCGGAAAAACAGGTTCGGGCAAGAGTAGTTTAATGAAAACTCTCTATGCAGATATGCCGCTTCTAGAAGGAGAAGGCACCATTGTAGGATATGATTTGGCTACACTTAAAGAAAGTAATATTCCTTTTCTACGCCGTAAGATTGGAATCGTATTTCAAGATTTTAAACTACTTCCGGATCGTAATATTTATGATAATATGCAATTTGTGCTTCGTGCCACCGGATGGAAGGACAAGCCTGCAATGGACGAAAGAATCAATGAAGTTCTTAATCGTGTAGATTTACTTACGTTTGCGCATAAAATGCCGCATCAGCTTTCGGGCGGAGAACAACAACGTGTTGCCATTGCTCGTGCGCTGCTCAACGATCCTGAACTTATACTTGCAGATGAGCCTACAGGAAATCTAGATCCGCAAACTAGCGTAGAAATTATGGAAGTTTTACGTAAGATTAATGAAAAAGGTCAAACCGTTATTATGACCACTCACGACTATGCGCTAATATTAAAATTCCCTGCGAAAACCCTTAAGTGCGAAAATGCATCAATTTTTGAAGTGGTACAAAGAACCGTATAA